A single region of the Vicia villosa cultivar HV-30 ecotype Madison, WI linkage group LG4, Vvil1.0, whole genome shotgun sequence genome encodes:
- the LOC131597159 gene encoding putative uncharacterized protein YGR160W: MVQCYCCNRFGHFAKDCWSNKEEAKIAKGDSDDELMLLMAYESDEEHVSLSFSNSEGEEDNPEYSEGVFLYDSELEDDFEDSREELEFEVSEEESELEDDSEAEDKLESEGDSESEGESEDESESKEDSASEDKTELESSEGESDSKGDSEEEEGNSEDESDGESDSYPDFESGGDHSSGKENYEGVGSGRKASKDDHVSGVNHDVKGGTFEGRSSEVSPASDGGDDSERKDSEDGTFEERTSEEITSEGDPTSKGGGFGQDPKVNKG; encoded by the coding sequence ATGGTTCAGTGTTACTGTTGTAATAGATTTGGCCACTTTGCGAAAGATTGTTGGTCAAACAAAGAAGAAGCTAAAATAGCCAAaggagattctgatgatgaacttATGCTATTAATGGCTTATGAATCTGATGAGGAACATGTGAGTTTGTCGTTTTCAAATTCTGAAGGGGAAGAAGATAACCCTGAATATTCTGAAGGAGTATTTTTATATGATTCAGAATTAGAAGATGACTTTGAAgattctagagaagagttagaaTTTGAGGTTTCGGAAGAAGAGTCAGAGTTAGAAGATGACTCTGAAGCTGAAGACAAGTTAGAATCCGAAGGtgattctgagtcagaaggagaatcagaagatgagtcaGAATCTAAAGAGGATTCTGCTTCTGAAGATAAAACAGAACTTGAAAGTTCTGAAGGTGAGTCAGACTCTAAAGGTGACTCTGAGGAAGAAGAAGGAaactctgaagatgagtcagatggtgaatctgattcttATCCAGATTTTGAATCTGGTGGTGATCATTCTTCTGGAAAGGAGAACTATGAAGGCGTAGGTTCTGGAAGGAAAGCTTCTAAAGATGATCATGTTTCTGGTGTTAATCATGACGTTAAAGGTGGAACTTTTGAAGGCAGATCTTCTGAAGTTAGTCCAGCCTCTGATGGTGGTGATGATTCTGAAAGAAAAGATTCTGAAGATGGAACTTTTGaagaaagaacttctgaagaaataaCTTCTGAAGGCGATCCAACTTCTAAAGGTGGTGGTTTTGGACAAGACCCAAAAGTTAACAAAGGGTGA